The following are encoded together in the Onychostoma macrolepis isolate SWU-2019 chromosome 03, ASM1243209v1, whole genome shotgun sequence genome:
- the LOC131536963 gene encoding uncharacterized protein LOC131536963 isoform X1, with protein sequence MDPYVSRLISPVTEYSATQGSSGFSDGHWPGMDTARLLLTLKQGLRSLEEYVQEYLDIAYFSDLPDSGVSAARPESQQHVTAARPESRPVSADRPESPQHVSTDLPEWGHVRADTPRSSRSVFHYRSLISSVRDSPLVSARTAGIPKPNHSSPPVPELIPLSETLLLMGIAFWCVWAAYTTTELPEVVSLTAVFPEVMVPAAVSPEVAVHAAEPPDAAVLTSAPRMVVASSNELPACCVAVKETITELSCVLCLPL encoded by the coding sequence atggatccgtacgtctcacgtctcatcagccccgtaacagaatactcagccacacaaggatccagcggcttttcagATGGACACTGGCCAGGTATGGATACTGCAAGACTGTTATTGACCCTCAAGCAGGGCTTGCGATCGCTCGAGGAATATGTACAAGAGTACTTAGATATAGCCTATTTTTCTGATCTGCCGGACTCAGGAgtctccgctgctcgtccagagtcacagcagcacgtcacggctgctcgtccagagtcacgtcctgtctccgctgaccgtccagagtcaccgcagcacgtctccactgaccttccagagtggggtcacgtccgggctgacacacccagatcttcaaggtcagtctttcattatcgtagtctgatatccagtgtgagggattcaccgctggtgtctgcacgcacagctggtatccccaaacccaatcactctagccctcctgttcctgaactgattcccctgtctgaaacgCTTCTCCTGATGGGGatcgcattttggtgtgtttgggctgcatacaccaccacagaactccctGAGGTAGTGTCGCTCACTGCTGTGTTCCCTGAAGTGATGGTGCCCGCTGCggtttctccagaggtggcggtacatgctgcagaacctcccgacgCAGCGGTGCTCACTTCAGCTCCTCGTATGGTGGTGGCGTCCAGCAATGAACTCCCagcctgttgtgttgcggtcaaagagaccattactga